One Oncorhynchus kisutch isolate 150728-3 linkage group LG13, Okis_V2, whole genome shotgun sequence DNA window includes the following coding sequences:
- the lmo4b gene encoding LIM domain transcription factor LMO4b codes for MVNPGGSSQPPPVGAGSLSWKRCAGCGGKIADRFLLYTMDSYWHSRCLKCSCCQAQLGEIGTSCYTKSGMILCRNDYIRLFGNSGACSACGQSIPASELVMRAQGNVYHLKCFTCSTCRNRLVPGDRFHYINGSLFCEHDRPTALINGHLSSLQTNPLLPDQKVC; via the exons ATGGTGAATCCTGGAGGTAGCAGCCAGCCCCCTCCGGTGGGAGCAGGGTCCCTGTCCTGGAAGAGGTGTGCGGGCTGCGGGGGGAAGATCGCTGACCGCTTCCTTCTCTATACCATGGACAGCTACTGGCACAGCCGATGCCTTAAGTGCTCCTGCTGCCAGGCCCAGCTGGGGGAGATAGGCACCTCCTGTTACACCAAGAGCGGCATGATCCTCTGCAGAAACGACTACATCAG gTTATTTGGGAACAGTGGGGCATGCAGTGCTTGTGGCCAGTCCATTCCAGCCAGTGAACTGGTCATGAGGGCACAAGGCAATGTGTACCATCTCAAG TGTTTCACGTGTTCTACCTGCCGGAACCGGCTGGTCCCAGGGGACAGGTTCCACTACATCAACGGCAGTCTGTTCTGTGAACACGACAGACCCACAGCACTCATCAATGGACATTTGAGTTCACTGCAGACAAACCCACTACTGCCCGACCAGAAG